The SAR324 cluster bacterium DNA segment AAGATAGCGCCCAGGCTCGAGCTTCATTGAGAGAGGACGACCATATTCCTTGCAGAATTTTTCAAATCTCTCCGTCATCTGTTGGCCTAGTGCATTTACATCCATTTCTTGTTGTTCAGGACGATAAGGAATGCCAAAGCCACCCCCAAAATCAATGAATTCCAGTTCGGTGAAACGTTCTGCGAGTGCAAGAATCATTTCCATCGCTTCTAACATTGGTTCAGGTGCAAAAATGCCAGTACCAATGTGGGACTGAATCCCGATGATGCGTAGGCTATAGCACTGAGCCAGTTCTTGAGCCTGCTCCAGTTGATCATAGTAGATGCCAAACTTAGAGCGTGGCCCTCCTGTGATACAGTGAGCGTGATGCCCAGCACCGACTCCTGGATTAACCCGTAATGAAATATTTTGTCCAGAGTAGCGCTTTCCGAAGTGTTCTAGCGTCAATAAAGAGCCGATGTTGAGTGGAACTCCATTTTCCACGCAGAAGTCCAATTCTTCTGGAGCAGTGTTGTTACCTGTGAACAAAATTTGTTCTGGCCTGTAACTGCAGTCGAGTGCCAGTTGCACTTCAAAAGGAGAGACGGCGTCAATCCAAGCGCCTTCTTCTAGCAAAATCTTCAGGATTGAAGGGTTGGAGTTGGCCTTCATTGCGAAGTGTAACTGCAGTCTTTGCTGTTGATGTAAT contains these protein-coding regions:
- the lysA gene encoding diaminopimelate decarboxylase translates to MEIQNNQLHLGGLSVEALRTNFGSPLYVYEEDSLRSQCRRLLNCFEELHQQQRLQLHFAMKANSNPSILKILLEEGAWIDAVSPFEVQLALDCSYRPEQILFTGNNTAPEELDFCVENGVPLNIGSLLTLEHFGKRYSGQNISLRVNPGVGAGHHAHCITGGPRSKFGIYYDQLEQAQELAQCYSLRIIGIQSHIGTGIFAPEPMLEAMEMILALAERFTELEFIDFGGGFGIPYRPEQQEMDVNALGQQMTERFEKFCKEYGRPLSMKLEPGRYLVGPAGFLLLSVTNRKHTPEYQFVGTDSGFHHLVRPTMYGSYHRIWNASRMEDELETVAVVGNVCETGDFFSVDQGNIQRDLPKTVVGDCLVIADAGAYGFSMSSQYNSRPRPAEVLVKDGQAQLIRRAERYTDLLRTTQELD